The following are from one region of the Maribacter aquivivus genome:
- a CDS encoding EamA family transporter, with amino-acid sequence MWMYLGLIAALFLGLHNLCKKHAVQGNDAFSVLLGTLITGFLLFLPLFFGSKYYPEELEAIGLFVSDISLKTHGFIFIKSMIMASSWVLAYQALKHLPITIVTPIRSAGPFFTFIGAILIYQERPNFLQWIGFFLIIFSVFLYSKIGKKEGINFKNNKWIYAIIGATFLGASSGLYDKFLIQSLALNPPTLQFWFCTYTMLIIGLVVLITRSTNPNLKGTFKWRWTIPMVGILLQTADYFYFKALQDPDALIMLLSAIKRSQILIAVVVGGFIFKEQNKRKKLVPLAGIMLGVFLILYS; translated from the coding sequence ATGTGGATGTACCTCGGACTTATAGCAGCACTCTTTTTAGGATTACACAACTTATGTAAGAAACATGCGGTACAAGGCAATGATGCCTTTTCTGTACTGTTGGGTACTTTAATAACCGGTTTCTTATTGTTTTTGCCGCTCTTTTTTGGGTCTAAGTATTATCCTGAAGAATTAGAAGCAATTGGTTTATTTGTGTCAGATATTTCATTGAAGACACACGGCTTCATTTTCATCAAATCTATGATTATGGCTTCGTCGTGGGTATTGGCATATCAAGCTTTGAAACACTTGCCAATTACTATTGTAACACCAATACGTTCTGCTGGTCCATTTTTCACCTTTATTGGTGCGATTTTAATCTATCAAGAACGCCCCAATTTTCTGCAGTGGATCGGTTTCTTTTTAATCATATTTTCTGTTTTTCTATATTCTAAAATCGGAAAAAAAGAAGGTATAAACTTTAAGAATAATAAGTGGATATATGCTATTATAGGCGCAACCTTTTTAGGAGCTTCAAGTGGTTTGTACGATAAGTTTTTGATACAAAGTTTAGCGTTGAACCCTCCTACCCTTCAATTTTGGTTTTGTACTTATACAATGTTGATCATTGGGTTGGTCGTTCTTATTACACGATCTACTAACCCTAATTTAAAGGGTACTTTTAAATGGAGATGGACGATACCAATGGTGGGGATTTTATTGCAAACAGCAGACTACTTCTATTTTAAAGCACTACAAGATCCAGATGCATTGATTATGCTACTATCTGCTATCAAGCGGAGCCAAATATTGATTGCTGTAGTCGTCGGCGGTTTCATCTTCAAGGAACAGAATAAGCGTAAAAAGCTTGTACCGCTAGCGGGTATTATGCTTGGCGTTTTTCTTATACTTTATTCATAG
- a CDS encoding DUF6515 family protein: MKTNTKTYVVLGLFLVAFALPSTAQTRKKTATKTTTTRTTTVTKTPGRVSSKRVQYRTPTKKVVSVRTVPNRSIVKHNGQNYYYANNRYYTQSRGRYIAIAPKIGFRIQSLPPNYARVRFNNHLYFNVGGTFYVEANSGYEVVDPEIGTVVSELPDGYEKVTIDGFTYYEYSNILYEKIQVNGSRAYEVVGIIDME; this comes from the coding sequence ATGAAAACAAATACTAAAACATACGTAGTACTAGGTTTATTTTTAGTGGCATTTGCATTGCCAAGTACAGCACAAACACGTAAAAAGACAGCAACAAAAACAACGACTACAAGAACCACAACTGTTACTAAAACTCCCGGTAGAGTTTCAAGTAAAAGAGTTCAATATAGAACACCTACAAAAAAAGTGGTTTCAGTAAGAACTGTTCCTAATAGATCTATTGTAAAGCATAATGGTCAAAATTACTACTACGCTAATAATAGATACTATACGCAATCTCGTGGTAGATATATTGCTATTGCACCAAAAATTGGGTTTAGAATACAAAGCTTACCTCCAAATTATGCAAGGGTTCGTTTCAATAACCATTTGTATTTTAATGTTGGTGGTACCTTCTATGTTGAAGCTAATTCTGGATACGAAGTTGTAGATCCTGAAATTGGTACGGTGGTTAGCGAATTACCTGATGGCTATGAAAAAGTTACTATTGATGGTTTTACCTATTATGAATACTCTAATATACTGTATGAAAAAATACAAGTAAATGGCTCTAGAGCTTATGAAGTTGTTGGGATCATTGACATGGAATAA
- a CDS encoding monovalent cation:proton antiporter-2 (CPA2) family protein, with product MTGSLLFDAIVFLLGAIICVSIAKKLGLSSVIGYLMAGVIIGPYVLGFIGEEGQDILHFAEFGVVVMLFLIGLEIEPKNFWNMRKTIAGLGGLQVGATMALSYLFFILLDFDWKVSLVISMAVALSSTAIAMQTIKEKGLMDTTFGNSAFSILLFQDIIVIFMLGAIPLLSNTDAVANTETHEASSNLLDGLPMGYQTLAIIVSVALIIGAGQYLIVPMLRKVAQTGVRELLIASALLIVFSISFLMEYVGLSPALGAFLGGVVLSNSEYKHELESTLEPFKNLLLGLFFIAVGASINFVVIAKMPLTIGGILIAVILIKALVLFAIGTVFKMKLDQKLLLTFGLAQIGEFAFVLLSFAFELNILEQEQMDILLVITALTMSLTPIISIINERLILPRIGTKESIKRPMDHIAKSQNVILVGFGHFGSTVGRFLRSHGIEATILDQDSNRVDFLRKMGFEVYYGDATRIDLLESAGIAQAKILICAIDNPSVTKEITKMVKEKYPHVELMIRAQNRNDAYELLNMGMENIYRESLDTSLSLAKDVLSKLGFRKYTLNQQVQNFIKYDETSLRKLAAEPKQGENYIFKVRKELEEQERLLNEDFKRGIVEYDNHWDSESIRKVLEDQQKDNPS from the coding sequence ATGACCGGCAGCTTATTATTTGATGCAATTGTTTTCCTGTTAGGCGCAATCATTTGTGTTTCTATTGCGAAAAAATTAGGACTTAGTTCTGTTATCGGCTACCTAATGGCAGGTGTTATTATCGGGCCCTATGTACTAGGTTTTATTGGTGAGGAAGGTCAAGATATTCTTCATTTTGCTGAGTTTGGTGTAGTAGTAATGTTATTCTTAATAGGACTGGAAATTGAGCCCAAGAATTTCTGGAATATGCGGAAGACTATTGCTGGTTTAGGCGGGCTACAGGTTGGAGCAACCATGGCGTTATCCTACCTCTTTTTTATACTATTAGATTTTGATTGGAAAGTGTCTTTGGTAATTTCTATGGCAGTAGCACTATCATCTACCGCAATTGCCATGCAGACTATAAAAGAGAAAGGGTTAATGGATACTACCTTTGGAAATTCTGCCTTTTCTATACTATTATTCCAAGATATCATCGTCATTTTTATGTTAGGTGCCATTCCGTTACTTTCAAATACAGATGCGGTGGCAAATACCGAAACCCATGAGGCAAGCAGCAATCTCTTAGATGGTTTACCTATGGGTTACCAAACACTCGCAATTATAGTATCAGTGGCATTAATTATTGGTGCAGGCCAGTATTTAATAGTACCAATGTTAAGAAAAGTTGCACAGACAGGGGTACGAGAACTATTAATAGCATCTGCACTATTAATAGTATTCAGTATTTCTTTTTTAATGGAATATGTAGGACTATCGCCTGCTTTAGGAGCTTTCTTAGGTGGGGTAGTGCTATCTAATAGCGAATATAAACATGAGCTAGAAAGTACCTTAGAGCCCTTTAAAAATCTACTATTAGGGTTGTTTTTTATTGCCGTTGGGGCATCAATCAACTTTGTAGTTATTGCCAAAATGCCATTGACCATTGGCGGAATATTAATTGCCGTAATATTAATTAAAGCATTGGTTCTATTTGCTATAGGTACGGTGTTTAAAATGAAACTTGATCAGAAACTATTATTAACCTTTGGCTTGGCACAAATTGGTGAATTTGCCTTCGTACTACTTTCGTTTGCATTTGAATTGAATATTCTAGAACAAGAACAGATGGATATTTTATTGGTAATTACTGCATTAACAATGTCGCTAACACCAATTATAAGTATCATAAACGAAAGATTAATTCTTCCAAGAATAGGAACTAAAGAATCCATAAAACGACCTATGGATCATATCGCCAAATCGCAGAATGTTATTTTAGTTGGGTTTGGGCATTTTGGAAGTACCGTTGGTCGCTTTCTAAGGTCTCATGGTATTGAAGCTACTATTCTAGATCAAGATTCTAACCGCGTTGACTTTCTTCGTAAAATGGGGTTTGAGGTCTATTACGGTGACGCCACACGAATAGATTTATTAGAATCTGCAGGTATTGCACAGGCTAAAATTTTAATATGTGCTATTGACAACCCTAGTGTTACCAAAGAAATTACAAAAATGGTAAAAGAAAAATACCCGCATGTTGAGCTCATGATCAGAGCGCAAAATAGAAATGATGCTTACGAATTATTGAATATGGGTATGGAGAATATTTACCGTGAATCTTTAGATACTTCACTTTCGTTAGCAAAAGATGTTTTGAGCAAGCTTGGTTTTAGAAAATATACCTTAAACCAACAGGTACAGAATTTCATTAAATATGATGAAACAAGTTTAAGAAAATTGGCTGCAGAACCTAAGCAAGGTGAAAATTATATATTTAAGGTCAGAAAAGAATTAGAGGAGCAAGAGAGATTACTTAACGAAGATTTTAAAAGAGGTATTGTAGAATACGATAATCATTGGGATAGTGAGTCTATAAGAAAAGTATTAGAAGACCAACAAAAGGACAATCCATCATAA
- a CDS encoding patatin-like phospholipase family protein has translation MINTGLVLSGGGIRGVAHIGVIKALEEHGIYATHISGTSAGAIVGALYAGGVKWEDILEFFKVIPIFHANRFARNKPGFLDTEKFYDEFKKFFPIDSFESLPKELFITATDIIKGELKIFDKGELIKPVLASATFPGVFSPININGSYYVDGGVLNNFPIEPLKLSCDKIIGSYVNALKAIKIKDLKHSYNVLERAYKIKSASESIAKFSECELIISPEELCEYATFDMRSIDAIFEIGYNSTINALKKQGHSK, from the coding sequence ATGATAAATACTGGATTAGTACTATCAGGCGGAGGTATTAGGGGTGTAGCTCATATTGGAGTAATCAAAGCCTTAGAAGAACACGGTATTTACGCAACTCATATATCTGGTACAAGTGCCGGTGCTATAGTTGGTGCCTTATATGCCGGCGGAGTAAAATGGGAAGATATTTTAGAGTTCTTTAAAGTAATTCCTATTTTTCATGCCAATAGATTCGCTCGTAATAAACCCGGATTTTTAGACACTGAGAAGTTTTACGATGAGTTTAAAAAATTCTTTCCAATAGATTCATTTGAATCATTACCTAAAGAACTATTTATTACGGCTACTGATATTATTAAAGGTGAATTAAAGATTTTTGACAAAGGAGAATTAATAAAACCTGTGCTTGCTTCTGCAACCTTCCCTGGGGTTTTTTCACCCATTAATATAAATGGATCTTACTATGTAGATGGTGGTGTCTTGAACAATTTTCCTATTGAGCCTTTGAAGCTATCATGCGATAAAATAATTGGTAGTTATGTTAACGCACTAAAGGCTATTAAAATAAAGGATTTAAAACATTCTTATAATGTATTGGAAAGAGCCTACAAAATAAAATCTGCCTCTGAATCTATTGCCAAATTTTCAGAATGTGAACTGATTATATCACCCGAAGAGCTCTGCGAATATGCCACATTTGATATGCGATCTATTGATGCCATTTTTGAAATTGGCTATAATAGCACAATTAATGCCTTAAAGAAACAGGGGCATTCAAAGTAA
- a CDS encoding DEAD/DEAH box helicase: MSFKKLNPYILETLEEFSIEEPTAFQKKSIPIIKSGANVYCTAPIGSGKSTTLILTTLQKLKCKAEGNAPRAVVVVQNKEKVLELYEEFLRYTKYCSLRVYASYKELHIDIQKSEIFEGIDILITTPTTLHKLFLLNGVSTSQLKICSIDDGDFLIQKSDYTAMITVAQSIMKCQYVIYSEKMHPKLERFEDYFMERASHVKI, translated from the coding sequence ATGTCTTTTAAAAAACTGAACCCATACATACTTGAAACTTTAGAAGAATTTTCTATAGAAGAGCCAACAGCATTTCAGAAGAAAAGTATTCCAATTATTAAAAGTGGTGCAAACGTATATTGTACGGCACCAATAGGCAGTGGTAAATCAACGACCTTGATTTTGACGACCTTACAAAAATTAAAATGTAAGGCAGAAGGTAATGCACCTAGAGCTGTTGTTGTAGTTCAGAACAAAGAAAAAGTATTAGAACTTTACGAAGAATTTTTAAGGTATACTAAGTACTGTTCATTACGAGTGTATGCAAGTTATAAAGAGCTGCATATTGATATTCAAAAATCAGAAATATTTGAAGGCATAGATATATTGATTACTACACCTACTACCCTTCACAAATTGTTTTTATTAAATGGTGTAAGTACCTCACAATTAAAAATATGTAGTATTGATGATGGTGATTTTTTAATCCAAAAATCAGACTATACAGCAATGATTACGGTTGCGCAGAGTATTATGAAATGTCAGTATGTGATATATTCAGAGAAAATGCATCCTAAGTTAGAACGTTTTGAAGATTATTTCATGGAACGCGCTAGTCATGTGAAGATATAA
- a CDS encoding DUF6134 family protein encodes MPSINQFIIVFTLLFIGPVGFLNKDVEPIKNTFYFDIIHKDNVIGSLKASKTIKESKVHYQSVTTINTRVIKEIDVNYLYNVTYENNKLKRANVLIDVNDKPYADILTNWEIDYYQVSKNDKNELVVEEDIKYATILLYFDEPINIKRCYSEQDGSFNTIIPLGNHSYKKINAKNNENIYHYKNGFLEKAEINGGVIKFDIVAQK; translated from the coding sequence ATGCCTTCAATTAATCAATTTATTATAGTTTTTACACTCCTATTTATAGGTCCTGTTGGTTTTTTAAACAAAGATGTAGAGCCCATAAAAAACACATTTTACTTTGACATTATACATAAAGACAATGTAATTGGTAGTTTAAAGGCTTCAAAGACTATTAAAGAATCTAAAGTTCATTACCAAAGTGTAACTACTATAAACACTAGGGTCATCAAAGAAATAGATGTAAATTATTTGTACAATGTCACCTATGAAAATAACAAATTAAAAAGGGCAAATGTTCTTATAGATGTTAATGATAAACCCTATGCCGACATTCTTACCAATTGGGAAATAGATTATTACCAAGTTTCAAAAAATGATAAAAATGAGTTAGTGGTAGAAGAAGATATCAAGTATGCTACCATATTGCTATATTTTGATGAACCAATAAATATAAAACGGTGCTATTCTGAACAGGATGGAAGTTTTAATACGATTATACCTTTAGGCAATCATTCATATAAAAAGATAAATGCTAAAAACAATGAGAATATTTATCACTATAAAAATGGATTTTTGGAAAAAGCGGAAATCAATGGAGGAGTGATAAAATTTGACATTGTTGCTCAAAAATGA
- a CDS encoding esterase-like activity of phytase family protein, with protein MKIVVRSLIVFTVLLTVISCRNKIEVKETKNNLKLRFIDEYVLPDETTFENTRVGGLSGIDYANGNWYAISDDSDTPRFYSANISYDINGFDSITIKSVTHFKDSIGEVIPKGMVDPESIRYDNDSFIWTSEGNIKDGLKPFVQVADSNGIFFKEFTLAKRYLPNADENFGPHHNGVFEGITLSFDKKGYWVAMELPLKEDGVEPTLEDTDSPARIAFINRETGHFEKEIVYELDNISKPAINGSTFELNGIVEILEYDTNKFFVLERSYSMGYADGGNTVKIYDVNASKGTDVSSINSLKGESYTKVTKKLLFNFEDIRKDLTNGIVDNIEGITFGPDFANGNRSLIVVADNNFSLYGPQLNQFILFEVEK; from the coding sequence ATGAAGATTGTAGTTAGATCGTTAATTGTATTTACAGTACTATTAACCGTGATTTCTTGCCGTAATAAGATTGAGGTTAAAGAAACGAAAAACAATCTAAAATTGCGTTTTATAGATGAATATGTTTTGCCAGATGAAACTACATTTGAGAACACTAGAGTAGGGGGATTATCGGGTATTGATTATGCTAATGGTAATTGGTATGCAATTAGCGATGATAGTGATACACCACGATTTTATAGCGCCAATATTTCTTATGACATCAACGGATTTGATTCTATTACTATAAAATCTGTTACTCATTTCAAAGATTCTATTGGCGAAGTGATTCCGAAAGGAATGGTCGACCCTGAATCTATTCGATATGATAATGATTCTTTTATTTGGACAAGTGAAGGAAACATAAAAGATGGATTAAAACCTTTTGTACAAGTTGCAGATTCCAACGGAATATTTTTTAAGGAGTTTACGCTAGCTAAACGTTATTTACCAAATGCAGATGAAAATTTTGGTCCTCACCATAATGGTGTTTTTGAAGGCATAACATTAAGTTTTGATAAAAAAGGATACTGGGTTGCGATGGAATTACCATTGAAAGAAGATGGAGTTGAACCTACTTTAGAAGACACAGATTCACCTGCAAGAATCGCTTTTATAAATAGAGAAACAGGGCATTTTGAAAAGGAAATAGTTTATGAGTTAGATAATATATCAAAGCCAGCTATTAACGGGTCTACGTTTGAATTGAATGGTATTGTAGAGATTCTTGAATATGATACAAATAAGTTTTTTGTTTTAGAACGTTCGTATTCTATGGGTTACGCTGACGGAGGTAATACCGTTAAAATTTACGATGTAAATGCAAGCAAAGGAACCGATGTAAGTAGTATTAATAGTTTAAAAGGTGAGAGCTATACCAAAGTAACAAAGAAGCTTTTATTCAATTTTGAGGATATTAGAAAAGACTTGACTAACGGTATTGTAGATAATATTGAAGGAATCACATTTGGACCTGACTTTGCAAACGGTAATCGCTCTTTAATAGTGGTAGCCGATAATAATTTTAGCCTTTATGGTCCACAACTTAATCAGTTTATACTTTTTGAAGTAGAGAAATAA
- a CDS encoding zinc-dependent alcohol dehydrogenase family protein, translated as MKAMLINNYGENGNFEVSEIEKPTVKANHVLVKIAASSVNTIDTMIKNMGTDLPLSPAAPALLGMDFSGTVESVGDDVESFKVGDEVYGCAGGLADLPGTLTEYIVADSNLVAHKPKGLTMRETAALPLVAITAYEGLTRAGVKAGQKVLVHGGSGGVGHLAVQLAKYFEAEVFATGTGDNQKAIVEKFGATFIDFKTEEVADYTAKYTDGGFDVVFDTVGGANLTNSIEAVALNGHISTTVSLCELDLTPLHFKGASLHVVFMLIPMLHNFKREEHGNILERLAEISNEGHLTPIVDENKFSLEQVGEAYAHLQSGKAIGKIVVEN; from the coding sequence ATGAAAGCAATGCTTATAAACAACTACGGAGAAAACGGAAATTTCGAAGTATCAGAAATAGAAAAACCAACAGTAAAGGCAAATCACGTATTGGTAAAAATAGCGGCATCTAGTGTAAATACTATTGACACTATGATTAAGAATATGGGAACCGATTTACCATTATCACCAGCTGCACCAGCCTTATTGGGAATGGATTTCTCAGGAACTGTAGAGTCGGTTGGAGATGACGTAGAAAGTTTTAAAGTAGGCGATGAAGTATACGGTTGCGCTGGCGGATTAGCCGATTTACCAGGAACCTTAACGGAATATATTGTAGCGGATAGCAACCTTGTAGCGCACAAACCAAAAGGCTTAACAATGCGCGAAACTGCAGCTTTACCATTAGTAGCTATTACAGCTTATGAAGGTTTAACAAGAGCAGGCGTAAAAGCAGGTCAGAAAGTATTGGTGCACGGTGGTTCCGGTGGTGTTGGTCACTTAGCGGTACAATTGGCTAAGTATTTTGAAGCAGAGGTTTTTGCTACAGGTACTGGCGATAATCAAAAAGCTATTGTTGAAAAATTTGGTGCAACTTTTATCGATTTTAAAACTGAAGAAGTAGCCGATTATACTGCCAAATATACTGATGGTGGTTTTGATGTGGTGTTTGATACCGTTGGTGGCGCAAACCTTACCAATTCTATTGAAGCGGTTGCCTTAAACGGGCATATTTCTACTACGGTTTCGTTGTGTGAGTTAGACTTAACACCATTGCATTTTAAAGGAGCATCATTACATGTGGTATTTATGCTAATACCAATGTTGCATAATTTTAAAAGAGAGGAACACGGAAATATTTTAGAGCGTTTGGCTGAAATTTCCAATGAAGGACATTTAACGCCAATAGTAGATGAAAACAAGTTTTCGTTAGAACAAGTTGGTGAGGCTTATGCTCATTTACAAAGCGGAAAAGCTATTGGTAAAATAGTAGTTGAGAACTAA
- a CDS encoding NAD(P)H-dependent oxidoreductase yields MKKVLVLFAHPKYEKSRANMVLVNHIKNKEGVTFHDLYEEYPDFHIDVPLEKKLLKEHDVIIWHHPMYWYSCPPLLKQWIDMVLEFNWAYGPNGRALSSKVCLNAITTGGSKDLYCTQGINSYTITEFLRPFEQTANLCLMNYHKPFTVMGTYKLTDDELEVYGAQYSSFIDELQS; encoded by the coding sequence ATGAAAAAAGTTCTTGTCTTATTTGCTCATCCTAAGTACGAAAAATCTCGAGCGAATATGGTTTTAGTAAATCATATAAAAAATAAAGAGGGCGTTACTTTTCATGATTTATATGAAGAGTATCCGGATTTTCATATAGATGTACCTTTAGAGAAAAAATTGTTAAAAGAGCATGATGTTATTATATGGCATCACCCAATGTATTGGTACAGTTGTCCGCCGTTATTAAAACAATGGATAGATATGGTGCTGGAGTTCAATTGGGCGTATGGACCTAACGGTAGAGCATTATCCTCTAAAGTTTGCTTAAACGCTATTACCACAGGGGGTAGCAAAGATTTATATTGTACCCAAGGAATCAACAGCTATACCATAACAGAGTTTTTAAGACCTTTTGAACAAACTGCTAATTTATGTTTAATGAACTATCACAAACCTTTTACTGTGATGGGAACATATAAGTTAACAGATGATGAACTAGAGGTTTATGGAGCGCAATACAGTTCATTTATAGACGAACTACAATCTTAA
- a CDS encoding SDR family NAD(P)-dependent oxidoreductase, with protein sequence MKHILITGSTDGIGKLLALHLAKEGHFVAIHGRSDAKLAATLKEIKQQSNNENVIGFLADFSDLNAVKKMAEEVAEKMPVIDVLVNNAGVFKAKIDTAANGVDVRLVVNYLAPYQFTNAVLPLLKKADAPRIVNLSSAAQSPVSLNALQGGISLGANDAYAQSKLALTMWSFYLAKQEPSISVIAVNPGSLLDTKMAKEAYGQHWSPAEKGVDILYDLAMTDSAETGKYFDNDKGNYAQAHPDAYDAKKIEELLSLTNTLV encoded by the coding sequence ATGAAACATATATTAATAACGGGAAGTACCGACGGTATAGGTAAATTACTTGCCTTGCATTTGGCTAAAGAAGGACACTTTGTAGCCATTCACGGTAGGAGTGATGCTAAATTAGCCGCTACTTTAAAAGAAATAAAACAGCAATCTAACAATGAAAATGTTATAGGCTTTTTAGCGGATTTTTCAGACTTAAATGCAGTGAAAAAAATGGCTGAAGAGGTTGCTGAAAAAATGCCGGTAATTGATGTTTTGGTCAACAATGCAGGTGTTTTTAAAGCTAAAATTGATACTGCTGCGAATGGAGTAGATGTTCGTTTAGTAGTGAATTATTTAGCACCGTATCAATTTACAAATGCGGTATTACCGCTATTGAAAAAAGCAGATGCACCTAGAATAGTAAATCTTAGTTCTGCAGCCCAATCTCCAGTTTCTTTAAATGCATTACAAGGCGGTATTAGTTTAGGAGCTAATGATGCTTATGCACAAAGCAAGCTAGCCTTAACGATGTGGAGTTTTTATTTAGCGAAACAAGAACCATCAATTTCTGTTATAGCAGTAAATCCTGGTTCGCTTCTAGATACTAAAATGGCAAAAGAAGCGTACGGTCAACATTGGTCTCCAGCGGAGAAAGGTGTAGATATTTTGTACGATTTAGCTATGACAGATTCAGCTGAAACAGGTAAGTATTTTGATAATGATAAAGGCAATTATGCACAAGCACACCCAGATGCTTATGACGCTAAAAAGATTGAAGAATTACTTTCATTGACGAATACATTGGTTTAA
- a CDS encoding MarC family protein — MDDLITFSIAVFTGFFAITNPISNMTVFLSLTQGADEKTKADINKRANIIAFIIVLVFVLLGKYIFELFNISIPAFKITGGILIFYIGFDMLQSKQSNVKNIKHVNIDENIAVSPLAIPILAGPGTIVTAMNFVSSAQPIHITIVIAIFAFMSLLTYFTFRLSNLIVRLVGYNVISVIGKIMGLIIAIIGTGMIIEGIKISFNLVTKQ, encoded by the coding sequence ATGGATGATTTAATTACGTTTTCTATTGCTGTTTTTACTGGTTTCTTTGCCATTACAAACCCAATTTCTAACATGACCGTTTTTCTATCTTTAACGCAAGGGGCAGATGAAAAAACCAAGGCTGATATTAATAAAAGAGCCAATATTATCGCGTTTATCATTGTATTGGTATTCGTTCTTTTAGGAAAATATATATTCGAGCTTTTTAATATTAGCATTCCTGCATTTAAAATTACAGGTGGTATCTTAATATTTTATATCGGTTTTGACATGCTGCAATCAAAACAGTCTAATGTAAAGAACATTAAGCATGTAAATATTGATGAAAATATTGCAGTTTCGCCATTGGCCATTCCTATTTTAGCTGGTCCTGGTACTATTGTTACAGCTATGAACTTTGTATCAAGTGCTCAACCTATTCATATAACTATAGTTATTGCGATTTTTGCTTTCATGAGTTTACTAACTTATTTTACCTTTAGACTAAGCAACTTAATCGTTAGGCTAGTGGGCTACAATGTAATTTCGGTAATTGGTAAAATAATGGGTTTAATCATTGCTATTATTGGTACAGGTATGATCATAGAAGGAATAAAAATTTCTTTTAATCTGGTTACCAAACAATAA
- a CDS encoding 2OG-Fe(II) oxygenase — MKTIEHTNALAEARALEVPSRELSLRRDPSVAQFWNENRKLLEAAWAEWEIENKDDLLVPDETLLDTRLRKAIKDAWENPEKESAVADLWEEIIPGVYAAQFFDVDRLADFRNYLEAVTNSRVPKRAPYGIQLNRYGMMLDPRSEGHLAAPNFQAFYNDMMDRFMRPIARLLLGTYGYDNQTFGFSIQYNPDKDKDLNGHTDASAATLNININLPDEKFTGSEVDFYDKASGKTVQAVFESGKAIIHRGNVPHATHPITSGQRSNLVVWLYGDRMQIPRGSTSSYGNSSSDTIKDVALESVTARQRWSLPDGPKDTVAPF; from the coding sequence ATGAAAACAATAGAACATACAAATGCACTTGCAGAAGCTCGTGCTTTAGAAGTACCATCAAGAGAATTATCCTTAAGACGCGATCCATCAGTTGCTCAATTTTGGAATGAAAACCGTAAATTGTTAGAAGCTGCTTGGGCAGAATGGGAAATAGAAAACAAAGACGATTTACTAGTTCCTGACGAAACTTTGCTAGACACGCGTTTACGTAAAGCTATTAAAGACGCTTGGGAAAATCCTGAAAAAGAATCTGCTGTTGCCGATTTATGGGAAGAAATTATACCTGGTGTGTATGCTGCACAGTTTTTTGATGTAGACCGCTTAGCAGATTTTCGCAACTATTTAGAAGCTGTTACAAACTCAAGAGTACCAAAACGTGCGCCTTATGGCATACAGTTAAACCGATATGGAATGATGTTAGATCCTCGTTCTGAAGGGCATTTGGCAGCACCTAATTTTCAGGCTTTTTATAATGATATGATGGACCGTTTTATGCGTCCTATAGCACGTTTGTTATTGGGAACTTATGGTTATGACAATCAAACTTTTGGTTTCTCAATTCAGTACAATCCAGATAAAGATAAGGATTTAAACGGACATACAGATGCTTCTGCAGCTACGTTAAATATCAACATTAACTTACCAGATGAAAAGTTTACAGGATCTGAAGTTGATTTTTATGATAAAGCTTCAGGTAAAACGGTACAAGCTGTTTTTGAATCAGGTAAAGCCATCATCCATAGAGGTAATGTACCACACGCAACACACCCAATTACAAGCGGACAACGTAGTAATTTAGTGGTATGGTTATACGGAGACCGTATGCAAATACCACGCGGTAGTACAAGTAGTTATGGAAATAGTAGCAGTGACACCATCAAAGACGTTGCATTAGAAAGCGTTACTGCTCGCCAACGTTGGAGTTTACCTGATGGTCCTAAAGATACCGTTGCACCGTTTTAA